The Herbaspirillum sp. RTI4 genome has a segment encoding these proteins:
- a CDS encoding putative bifunctional diguanylate cyclase/phosphodiesterase: MANTYNIWIVLLVLLSLSLFFVAAWFLFREVSWRGMKRNKFIKWLLSRGNKKLRHFATHDPLTDLPNRVLLMDRIQHAIHVARRSGNTFALLFMDLDDFKVINDTCGHAAGDSLLVAVGRRIQNCIRSEDMVSRVGGDEFVVIMGNLASTEAISNSAENILMALRQEFDIEGAVLRISASVGIAVYPNSGETAEVLMKNADAATYEAKQNGRNTYRFFEPAMHASAMRHLHIRQALRSAIEKNQFQLHFQPKFNCETQAITGLEALLRWHHPVLGNMGPGEFVPIAERSGQIIAIGAWVLREVCASIAQWDALGMPPVRVAMNLSPLQLRRDLAKLINEMVGGMGIPSRRIVFEISEAAAMKNVERSSRTIAELQTFGFDVAIDGFGSGYSNVAHLHAFHCQHIKIDRTFIARLGHGSGAEKIIVSAMIAMAHALGMEVVAEGVETTTQLEILKELKCDQMQGFLLGRPMKASDIEFLLGFSRAPSSE; this comes from the coding sequence ATGGCAAATACATATAACATCTGGATCGTCCTACTCGTCCTGCTCTCCCTGTCGCTATTTTTTGTTGCTGCTTGGTTTTTGTTCCGCGAGGTTTCCTGGCGCGGCATGAAGCGCAACAAGTTCATTAAATGGCTATTAAGCCGCGGCAATAAAAAACTCCGTCATTTCGCCACCCACGATCCATTGACCGACTTGCCTAACCGCGTCTTGCTGATGGATCGCATCCAGCACGCCATCCACGTAGCGCGACGCAGTGGCAACACGTTTGCTTTGCTGTTCATGGATCTCGACGATTTCAAGGTGATCAACGACACCTGTGGCCATGCTGCAGGCGACAGCCTGCTGGTAGCAGTCGGACGGCGCATTCAGAATTGCATCCGCAGTGAAGATATGGTGTCGCGTGTGGGGGGCGATGAGTTCGTGGTGATCATGGGCAATCTGGCGTCAACCGAAGCGATCAGTAACTCGGCAGAAAACATTTTGATGGCGTTGCGACAGGAATTCGATATCGAAGGCGCGGTACTCCGCATCTCGGCCAGCGTCGGTATTGCGGTGTACCCCAACAGCGGTGAAACGGCAGAGGTTCTCATGAAAAATGCCGATGCCGCCACGTATGAAGCCAAACAGAATGGGCGCAATACCTATCGGTTTTTCGAGCCTGCGATGCACGCCAGCGCAATGCGCCACTTGCATATCCGGCAGGCGCTGCGCAGTGCGATCGAGAAAAACCAGTTCCAGTTGCATTTTCAGCCAAAGTTCAATTGCGAAACACAGGCGATCACAGGCTTAGAGGCCTTATTGCGTTGGCATCATCCTGTTCTGGGCAACATGGGGCCAGGGGAATTCGTCCCGATTGCCGAACGTTCCGGCCAGATTATTGCGATCGGGGCCTGGGTGTTGCGCGAGGTCTGCGCCAGCATTGCGCAATGGGATGCCCTAGGGATGCCTCCGGTCCGGGTGGCGATGAATTTGTCGCCGTTACAATTGCGCCGTGATTTGGCGAAACTGATTAATGAGATGGTCGGCGGCATGGGCATTCCCTCTCGCCGGATCGTGTTTGAAATCAGTGAAGCCGCTGCCATGAAAAATGTGGAGCGCAGTAGCCGGACTATCGCCGAACTGCAAACTTTCGGCTTCGATGTGGCGATCGACGGCTTCGGTTCTGGCTATTCCAATGTGGCACATTTGCATGCGTTCCACTGCCAGCACATCAAGATTGATCGCACTTTTATTGCACGTCTGGGTCATGGAAGCGGAGCAGAAAAAATCATCGTGTCAGCCATGATTGCGATGGCGCATGCACTGGGCATGGAGGTAGTGGCAGAAGGGGTAGAAACCACGACGCAGCTGGAAATATTAAAAGAATTGAAATGCGACCAGATGCAAGGGTTTTTGCTCGGACGTCCCATGAAGGCGAGTGATATTGAATTCCTCTTGGGATTCAGTCGCGCCCCATCGTCGGAGTAA
- the ybiB gene encoding DNA-binding protein YbiB, with product MENQTQQQDPAAPLAAARFIKEIGRGKDGARSLSREDASLLYSAMLDGRVSDLELGAILLAFRIKGESVEEIAGFLAAAETSFTPVTAPAGLYAPVVIPSYNGARHMVNLTPLLALLLAREGVPVLMHGVTHDAGRVTSAEIFQALDLPPALDAAQAGIRFSEGLPAFMPIEVLAPKIARLLSLRRVLGVRNSTHTLVKIMQPFDAAALRLTSYTHPEYFTMLSTYFTQAAPAARGDVFLMRGTEGETVANARRAQQIDWFCRGTSTPLVSKQIVADVFSEALKERDAVATARMIEAMLNGKIEVPAAISEQVRHCVAVAANIAVRR from the coding sequence ATGGAAAATCAGACTCAGCAACAAGACCCCGCAGCACCGCTGGCGGCGGCGCGCTTCATCAAGGAAATAGGCCGCGGAAAAGACGGCGCACGCAGTCTTTCGCGCGAAGATGCCAGCTTGCTTTACAGCGCGATGCTCGACGGTCGCGTCAGCGATCTCGAACTGGGTGCTATTTTGCTGGCGTTTCGGATCAAGGGTGAATCGGTGGAGGAAATCGCCGGTTTTCTGGCGGCGGCTGAAACATCGTTTACCCCCGTGACTGCGCCAGCGGGCCTTTATGCGCCGGTGGTCATTCCCAGTTATAACGGCGCACGCCACATGGTTAACCTGACGCCCTTGCTGGCATTGCTGCTGGCGCGCGAAGGTGTGCCGGTGCTGATGCACGGTGTGACGCACGATGCCGGGCGCGTCACCAGCGCTGAGATTTTCCAGGCATTGGATTTGCCGCCGGCGCTGGATGCCGCGCAAGCCGGCATCCGTTTTTCCGAAGGTTTGCCAGCGTTCATGCCGATTGAAGTGCTCGCGCCAAAAATAGCGCGTTTATTGTCGCTACGTCGGGTGTTGGGCGTACGCAATTCGACTCATACGCTGGTCAAAATTATGCAGCCTTTTGATGCGGCGGCGTTGCGCCTGACTTCATATACCCATCCCGAATATTTCACCATGCTGAGTACCTATTTCACGCAAGCCGCACCGGCTGCGCGCGGAGATGTTTTCCTGATGCGCGGTACCGAGGGCGAGACAGTCGCCAATGCGCGTCGTGCCCAGCAGATTGACTGGTTTTGTCGCGGCACATCGACGCCGCTTGTCAGCAAACAAATCGTGGCGGATGTGTTTTCGGAGGCACTCAAAGAGCGCGATGCCGTAGCCACTGCGCGCATGATCGAGGCAATGTTGAATGGCAAGATTGAGGTGCCCGCCGCCATCTCTGAACAGGTGCGACATTGCGTCGCCGTGGCCGCGAATATTGCCGTCCGGCGCTAG
- the tsaD gene encoding tRNA (adenosine(37)-N6)-threonylcarbamoyltransferase complex transferase subunit TsaD, whose translation MIVLGVESSCDETGLALYDTSQGLLAHALYSQVAMHQEYGGVVPELASRDHIRRAIPLLRQVLQESGIDRHSIDAIAYTQGPGLAGALLVGAAVACGLGLALDKPMLGVHHLEGHLLSPLLAAAPPAFPFIALLVSGGHTQLMQVEGVGRYTLLGETLDDAAGEAFDKSAKLLGLGYPGGPAISLLAEQGDPQAYQLPRPMLHAKNLDFSFSGLKTAVLTVVNKIPVPMSEQDRANIARGFVDAMVDVLVAKCMTALKHSGLRRLVIAGGVGANRQLRAGLNAAAAKRGYTVYYPELEFCTDNGAMIAFAGALRLQANPDAARREYGFSVRPRWPLQELVL comes from the coding sequence ATGATCGTTCTCGGCGTCGAATCGTCTTGTGATGAAACCGGACTCGCGCTCTACGATACGAGTCAAGGCCTGCTCGCGCACGCACTTTATTCGCAGGTCGCGATGCACCAGGAATACGGCGGCGTCGTCCCCGAGTTAGCCTCGCGCGACCACATCCGGCGCGCCATCCCTTTATTACGGCAAGTGTTGCAGGAAAGCGGGATTGATCGTCACAGCATCGATGCCATCGCTTACACGCAGGGACCTGGCTTGGCGGGTGCGCTGCTGGTTGGTGCTGCGGTTGCGTGCGGCTTGGGACTGGCGCTGGACAAGCCCATGCTCGGCGTGCATCACCTGGAAGGACACTTGTTATCTCCCCTGCTGGCCGCTGCGCCGCCGGCCTTCCCTTTCATCGCTTTGCTGGTATCGGGTGGCCATACGCAATTGATGCAAGTCGAAGGGGTGGGGCGCTATACGCTGCTGGGCGAAACATTGGATGATGCGGCCGGAGAAGCCTTCGACAAGTCGGCAAAATTGCTGGGTCTGGGCTATCCCGGCGGGCCGGCGATTTCCTTGCTGGCAGAGCAGGGCGACCCACAGGCCTATCAACTGCCACGGCCTATGCTGCACGCTAAAAATCTCGATTTCAGTTTTTCGGGTTTGAAAACGGCGGTACTCACGGTCGTCAATAAAATCCCAGTCCCGATGAGCGAGCAAGACCGCGCCAATATCGCGCGCGGCTTTGTCGATGCGATGGTCGACGTCCTGGTCGCCAAATGCATGACCGCGCTCAAACACAGCGGCCTGCGGCGACTCGTGATCGCTGGTGGTGTCGGCGCGAACCGGCAATTGCGCGCCGGCCTGAATGCCGCTGCCGCCAAGCGCGGCTATACGGTGTATTACCCGGAACTGGAATTCTGCACCGATAACGGCGCGATGATCGCCTTTGCAGGAGCGCTCCGTTTGCAAGCCAACCCGGACGCTGCGCGCCGCGAATATGGCTTCAGCGTGCGACCGCGCTGGCCGCTGCAAGAATTGGTTCTCTGA